In Camelina sativa cultivar DH55 chromosome 17, Cs, whole genome shotgun sequence, the genomic stretch CTTCACAGACGCGCTATGGTTAAACACTATATCCAAGTCGGGTCGATGGACCTTGAGATCCCTCCATGAATTAGAGCTCAACTGGTAGATTTCGTACCTGGAAACTTTTTTTGGATGTTGGTAATAATCCTGAAACCTCACGATTTTGTGGTTACGGTTCATGTCGTATCCAAAAGCATAACTGTCTTGCCAGTGGAAATCGTTGAGTCTGATCCACTTTGTTTGCCCCAAATAAGGGTTCCAAACCAGCAGCCTCGACTTGTCCTCAGCGACGCATAACAGTAAGCCGTCGCAGTGATGCACTTTAGATATCTTGACTTGATTAAGCAAATCTACCTGCTTTATAGCCAAGtcttgtccttcttcttcttcttctttttcctttctgcTATGGAATTTAACTGAACAAACCTTTGAATTTATcgtcataaaccctaaaaactgtTGCCTTGACGCTGACGCTTCACCCAAAACCCAATCTTTGGTTAAAGTGTTCCATAATTTGCAAGTGGATCTCACAGCTCCCAGAGATGTTATCGGAACCCTCGTGAGTATTTTCCCCCCTACCAAATCCAGTGGAAGATCGCAGATCCTCGTCCTCGTCATTCTTCTTCCAGCTTTTTTCTTGCCGGCTCTCGTCATTCTTCCAGCCTTTCGTCTGACGACGCCGCCGCACAATAGAaaatgattagggttttcgtCTTTTTGTACAATCAtttcttttgctctctctctctctctctctctctctcttgctttaaTATATGTGGACCCCGGAactatctctctttttctctttctcagtAAACcacaaaacgacgccgtttccGGCTCGCCGACTTGATTCACTTGCTGAGATATTTTGGAACACAGCGAAGAATCTGAGAAAGACAAAAGTAATAAGGGCAAGAACATAACATCAtcgtgatgttttttttttttttttttttttttttttttNtttttttcattttctttcttcgCACCGAGATGTGTGATTTTTGTGTATGTAATCGCACTGgaaaaccctaatcttctcGGGGGGGTTGTCATCTCCAAAATTTAGTAGGGTTCAATCTCTATCCTTGTCTCCGGCTTCGAAGGGGAGCGGAGAAATGGGAGAAGACCAGCTAGATTTCGAGCTCCCCGTAAGAGGTTCTCGCTAGAAAGATCACGTCAATGGCGATAGCTTCAAGGGTCTCTAATCTAGACTCTGAGGTTGTGGAATTGAGGCAGAAGCTTGTGGATAAGGAGAATGCTGGGCTGTGCGTGAGCTTGAGGAGAAAGGCTTCTCGCCTTGAGAGAGATTGCCCCGAGGCTGATTCGAGATTGAAGATTGTCCTCGAGGACAATGTGATGTGAGTTTCGTTTCAGTATCCAATTCTGCCGAGATAGTTTCTTGTTGATGGAGACATAGTCTTAGGGGAATGACTAATTAGattcaggattttttttttttttggtgttacaggacaattttcaattttgtgtgttatgatttaatatttggtGTATTGGTTTGATGTTTAGACTTGACAAGTGTTGTTGTATAAATTATACTGTGAAGTTGGTATATATAGGTAGTTATTTATGCAGCTGTGGTCTGTATATTGAGTTTTGTTTGCTCATTATCCAAATCAGTGTATGAGAACATATCTGCGCTTAAGTGTAAAAATCTCTTATAGATTGTAACtgtcttccttttctttttttctgctAAAGATGAACCTGACTAAGGAGAAGGATTCACTGGCAATGACTGTAACAAAACTCACTCGTGATTTGGCTAAGGtgatactttttttgtttggttatctGATGcatgtttgattttgtatttcaCATCATTATACTTTTTGCGAGCTAatgtttctacttttttttttttagttggagaCATTCAAGCGGCAGTTAATCAAATCCCTGAGCGATGAGAGTGGTCCTCCGGTAAGAGATTCAAGCTTTTGTTACCATtacacattccttttcttgttttgtgtttttagtgCACTCCAGTGAGGGGACTAAAGCATTTCCTGCTATTTCTCTCTATCTTGCATGCTTCTGGCCTCTGATTTAAGAGATTGAtagtcttctccttctccatttgTTATTACAGCAAACAGAACCTGTTGATATCCAGGACATGCGACCAGTCAATTCCTGGACCAGACAAAACTATAGTGGATCTACAGACATGACCAATCCAGGTGTCGAAGGTAACATTGAATCAAATATCCGCTGTTATGCTTTTATCTCTGAGCTGCAACTGAAGAACAACGTATGAGTTTTTATTCTGCAGCTTCAAAATACACTGGAAACAAATTTGAGGATCAGAACCTGGATTTTGGAACAGAGGGAGAGAGGAGCTGAATCGATCGTACCGTTGAGATTGTTTTGAGAAAGATTGATGTTGATGAGTGTACGGATACGACAGAATCCGTAAGGAAACCCGCCGAAGATATTATAGTCGGAGAGATCGATGGCAGTGACGGTGCTACCGTACCGTTTCTGATGTTGTCGTCGCATGTGATTCCCGTCCAGTTACACGGATTACGGTTATCTCCGGTTATGATCCAATCTTGTAAATTTCCATCCGGGTCAAGAAGTCGGGTCTTTTTAACCCGGTTTAGAATCTCAGCATCTCCGTTGGAAGAAACTTGGaggaaacaagaaagaagaagaagaagtagagagagGAACAAGGAGAGAGTAGTAGGATTGGTCATCGTgttgagaagatgatgatgaaacacGATGAAGGTGAATAAGGAATGTTGTTATTGATCATGAACGGATTTGCAGGTTTTTTCCAATGAGACTTTCGCTCGTTTTTGGTTGCTTTTGATTCACATGGGAAGTACCAAAGTAGGCTTAGTGTGAGTGACAGTTTTTTCTTGAAGTGTTTGTGGAGTCTTAAAGATAAGTTGGAAAGGAATCTAGAAAACTTTTGTTAGTGACTTAATGTTCACTCTTTGAAAACCCCAACATTAtctactttcttttttctaGTTGGGTAGAATTGGATGAacctaataatttaattaatgtatGGTGTAAAATCGGCTAAATCTTAGAAAGAACATCTCATCATACGTCTAATACAAAAATGGGTTTTTATTGTATATTGGgaattgaaaattttgtctTTGTTTAAGAGATTTTTAGAACGGTGCGAGTGTGAAGAAAGTGAAATGCGAGCAAAGGCGTGGGTTAAAATGTCCAAATCTTTTTTGGTTTACAATTACAGACAATCCAAGAATTTTGAATGGGAAGGAGTTTGATTAGTGAAATGCGGAGTAAAACCCGAAAACATGAAAATGGAGTAGTATCACGTAAGTTATCATAATAAGAAAACGTAATGTAACGTTTCACCCTTTTAATTCCCACTAATTATAACCGTCTGCtgcttttgtgtgtgtgtgtgtgtgtgagttttCATAATCATAGTTGCATTGTACTAGTCTACTAGATTATATACATTTGTAAgcttctattggttgtttaagcTTAGATATGCctttacataacaaaataattattcttgACTTCAgtgtcttttgatgtgtttgatAAATCCAGCGTCAGAGTCTTTGATGTTTCACTCTTTTGTATTTTGGAGAGCAAAAGCATTTTTTTAAAGGTATATTCTTTGAAAATGCAAATTTGCTTGTAGATACAAACGTAAAATATACTACTCTTTCGAATTCGATAGATATACTACAAGATTGTACAAAGATACTAAATAAAAGGGTTATAACTAGCATTTCAGTAAAGAAATCATACCAGAAAAGGTTCTTATATGACTTACACATATTGTATTATcgagaaaaatattttattaagccTGAAGTTATTATGTTGTTGATGGTTAATCGGACAACAGTTAGTCAGTTACAGTAGCTTCGACTAGGAAGGAGGATGGTAAGTGTCTCTTAATAAGTGGATGCATTTACAAACAGAGAATGTTAGGTACTGATGTGTAGAATTTATTACAACAACTCTTTCTTTAGTCTTTAGTTAGGCGCAGTTAATGTCTAATCTTACAGTGCAATGAGACTGATCGGCCTTGTTTGCCCCAAATAAGGGTTCCAAATCACCAGCCTCGACTTGTCCTCAGCGACGCATAACAGTAAGCCGTCGCAGTGATGCACTTTTGATATCTTGACTTGATTAAGCAAATCTACCTGCTTTATAGCCaagtcttctccttcttcttcttcttctttttcctttctgcTGCGGAATTTTACTGAACAAACCTTTGAATCCATCGTCATAAACCCCAAAAACTGCTGCCTTGGCGCTGACACTTTACCCAAAACCCAATCTTTCGTTAAAGCGTTCCATAATTTGCAAGTGGATCTCACAGCTCCCAGAGATGTTATCGGAACCCTCGTCAGTATCTTCTCCCCTACCAATTTCGGTGGAATATCGCAGATCCTCGTCCTCTTCATTCTTCTTCCAACTGTTTAAAAGAAGCTACGCaatagaaattagggttttgtctcttttttttttttttttttttttttttNTTACAATTAcagaatgaatgaatgatacaTTTTATTCTTATGTGGATAAGTATAGTCAATTTAGCAAAATCAGTTTCTTTCCATTTTTCCTTTTAGCATCTAGATTTCAataattaactctttttttttgctacatccccaaaagaaaaaaacacagcaattttttatgaattaattgggggttcatataaggggagttcttaaatttttttatgaattaattgtgtactgtttggaatataagaactcatgatctcttagataaaattttctcttttattggtaaGTTCTTATTTtggatctcttatttttgaaaatattgttttttaaaattttaaatagaatagaagtggtataaatgtgtaaacatttaagattttataaaaataaaaaaagatattccatttttattaatttttaaacatacaaaacacaataaaatattaatacatattagtgcaattcataaatggGAAAAATGATTAATTGCAATTTAGAAGTACAATTCATGgccaaataaaatcaaatttgtcAAGCATACCAAAGGATATTACTACAAGCTAAATAGAACAAGAACAATGTACTCTTAAATTATACAATCATGTTGCCATCGATTATTTTTTAGCTAGTTTAAGCCAAGCATGCAGCAAAATTAAGCAGTGACCAATCAGACCCGAGATTAAAATGTGACCAAGCCAAGCCTGCAGCAAAAACAAACGGTGACCAAGACAAGCGtgcaacaaaattaaaaaatgaccAATCCAAGCCAGCAgcaaataaaccaataacatcatacttgaagaggaacatatatgcaaaagaagaaaacaagagtaCCTGAAAGTGTATGGCTCCTTCTTTGTTGTTATCagaaaaagaaccaaacaaTATGGATTccgagaaaaagaaacagaggaaatataaaacagaacaaacaatgACTTGGTCTTACCTCATGTCTGGTTTCGCAGGGATCGAGGCAAAGCTTGCACCCTAGCTTATTTTtacaagaagcaaaacaaacattCGCACACAAAGATCAAGAGTTCTGAGATCAGGACAGCCATAAGCTAAACTCAtcgaatccatctcaacagATGAAGCAAGACCAACCCTACAACGATATAACTCTTAAGCTGATTCCTGCACTTTCTTCAAATGGTCAACTGTGAGTAATAATATGGGATTACAGAAGACGCTTtagcaaaattttaaatttgttagcACGTACGTGAGCTTTTGTATCACCACATCATTCACATCATGTATTCCACTACTATAGTTTTATCGATAAAATTCACGATGActaaaaaagagagacaaagacAACCATGTAATCCCTaattagtaaaatcattttagcACTAAGTAAATAAAGGCTAAagtcaacaaagaagaaaaggctTGACCATgtagagaaacagagcaaatggATTTCAGAGATGCAATAAAACTGGTATAGAGCTAATACTGTTTTTTCGAACTGCTTCTGAACCAACTGGTTTCAGACTTTTAGCCAAAGACGAGCTGACACGTCGTCCCAATGTAACGCTCCTTCTCCAAAACAACAGCCATGTCTCTGATGAGGATATACATATCATTAGACCAAAAGCCACAATCAACTAGTACATTTTTCACAACACCAAAAGCCACAATCATCAATTCAAAGCTATATATGCAAATTATATACCTCAAGATCAGCACTTCTCTTCTAAGATATTTCTTAACTTTAGTCTCGAACTCAACATTGCTTTCCTGCATACAAATTTGAATCAAAGTCTCCAACTTTGCTAAAACCCAGAACTAATGAACTGTTAGAAATTGAAACACAACAAAGGTAGTACCTACTCAACAGGAGGCAAAACAAGATTGTTATCCTCTGAACTGAGCTCCATTTTGATCCTTATCACCTAAACAAATCATACAACTCAATTACAATTAAGAAAACCCATTAAATCCTGACTAATTCTGGTTAGCCCCCTGCCTCATTTATGGTTCACGATAGAACGAAAACAGCGGAAGATAGAGATAActcttaaaacattttttaggAACGAAACAAAGTTCAAATCGAAGAAGCCTTCACCTGAGATTATAGAGAACACGGCGCGGAGAAAGAATAACAAACGGCGGTGAAGCTATTTAGGTTTTTAGCAGATTCGATTCTAAACCCTTCCTCTGATTCCAGATCCTTGATTCCAAATTCCTTCCTTTATTGTTTCGAGAATTCgatcgcgagagaaagagagagaggaaaacaaataaaatctaggttcccaaattttctttttccttttgtattaTTCTATCGGCCAACAGAAAACAAACACGTATCGTCTCTTACAATAAACTAGATTCTGACCCTTGTATAGTCTAGTACAAAATGACGACCGGTTACATTGGTTGGTGATATGATGTAGATTATGTTACCTGGACACAGAAGTGTGGGAAAACTatgaatgtttatatatttatatatagagagtatTGATTTCACTAGTTCATGAGTGTCTGCTTGATTTAGATTGATCCTCTTATACAAGACAAGAGTCTCCGGCTTTAGACAGAACAATACATATTATGTTCTCTAGTTCATCAGTGCCCGCTGAGGAACGATTcctatgaatttgattttttgtttttagttttagtaatttttaaaattttaaaggtaattttgtttttttggtaacatttaatcaatcaaaaataaacATACCCAACAGGCTTAATAAAGCCCAAACCAAAGCCCCCAAAACTTTCCTTAATATATGCCTATCCATCCCATCATTATTTCACAAttgcatattttttatttacttttggtATATACTTTCATAACTTTTGTTTTCAAAAGGTTGTAACGTAATTTATGGGTTCCAATACCACTgtgataaatttattttctctccATATGCATATGTAAGAATTCCCATGtgtacataaaaatatactaggATTTATTAATCTAGACGATTTTCATTGTATTGCGCGCGAATGTAGTACAATTTGAGATTGAAAACagaataaactaaaaaaaactttgaattatCATCAAAGAAGCATCTCAAGCAACGATAACACAATATCAAAGAGGTCTATAGTAAAACCTctagtgtaaaaaatataaaattcgaGAAGGtaataagttaataatttttaaaaagattccaTGTCAAAAATtatcccaataatatcataaattaataatcatataaatttacacacatatatatgtatatatgcttTTATAATAATGGATCGtctaatattttgaattttctcctAAAGTTCATATCTTTATAGATCTTTGGTGATTTTCGTAATCTTATAGATTCAGATTAGGTATAGCGATCTTTGTTGATAGATTAGGCATAGAGATCTTTATTGATAGAATCTTTTTTGATTTCCGTAATCCAGATTCTTAATCCAAATgttttctaaatgttttttttcaggATGATCCTGATGATAAATTTACTTTCTGGGATATCGAAGGTGTTCAAGTTCCCAGACGTCTTAACTGTCAACACGTTAAGCCAATGCTCATGCGTTTTTTGCACCTAAGAGGTATGCTCAATGACCTTTACATCTTGGGAGCTGTAGGCTTCTTAGAACCTTATCGCATCACCTCTAGGATCCATAATGCGTTATGGGATGAAGACATccgtaagaattttttttttgttttgtatgtctACATTTTtctagtaaatatatattcattcttcCTCTTGATTTTCTTCCCAGAGGGTCGTGGAAATCAAGCAGCTGATAATTTTCTATGCGGATATGATATGAGCTCATATTGGGCAGCTATAAAGTAATTGATCACCATCACAGATCATGACCTGGAGTTTGGGATTGTATGGCGAGATAAGGAGGTATGATATTGTAATTCATATTTCTGAGATAAGTGCGGCTATAAAGTAATTCATATTTTTGAGGATGCGACATGGTGCAATTCTCAATTTGTTTGGTATATCTTGCAAGTGAACAAAGTGACTAGAACAATGTTTACAAGAAACAAATAAGGTACTTGACCATTTGAAGGAGGACAAGGAAGAAACAAGGCACTTAACCATCTCATGTACGAAAAGAAAGAATCTTCAACCATGATAAGAACAAGTGGCAAGATCGAGCAATTAAAAGGGGTAGAAAGATACATGAAAAAACTGAaatgttttagataattaaGTAGAAACGAAAATGAGATGAACTCATCTGCAGATGAGTAGTCTTAAGATatgcaagaaacaaagattaagcatctctttctttccttttgtgcTGTTGGTTGAgttgcactaaacttggaagataagaagaagagcacACAAGTGGGGGACGATAAAGCTCTGGGACATACCCGGAACAAGGAGGTTCGTAAGGGTTTTTGGGAGCTACTCCAAGACTCACAGATTTGAAGTATCCATCTTCTCCAATGATAAAAGCAGTGTGGTAACGAACTGTCTTGGGACCCCTGGGTAGGTATCCGTCTATGTCGAACACCACATCGACTTTCTGttcctcgtcaatgaagaaggTCCCACCCGTATAATGGTCAAAGCGAACACCAGTGCGGGCAAATGGTCTCATTTCCACAGTCAAAAACTTGCTCCAGGAAACAGAGTTGGGCTCAATGCTAGTTGTAACCCAAATATGAACTATGTTACATGGAATACCAGAATCCTCGTCCTCCTGATATAGCAAAGCGAGCTGCTCTTCTCTAACACATGAGAGGGTCACAGTGTCCTCTAAACTCCAAGAGTGAAACGGAAGAGGCAGACGCGGTCCAAATATCTCTCTTGTAAAGtcaaaacaaagcaagaaaTCTTCAACCTCATAGTCATCTACCACAAAATCTCCATTTTCCATGTATCCACCAGAACAGCCTGGTGCTAGTGTTGACTCATGAGCATAAAAGTAGGTATTTTCCCTTCACAGACACGCCGCCTTGATGAGACTCTATCTCCCAGTCGTGAGTGACCTCGAGAACCCTCCATGAACTGAAGTCGTAAATTTCGTACATGCAAACGCCTTTCTCGAAACAatccaaaaacctcaagattttgtagaTACGGTTCATGTCGTATCCGAGAGCATAGCTGTCTAGCCTGTGGAAATCTGTTCTGGGGCTGATCCACCATTGTTGCAACAAATAAGGGTTCCAAACCACGAGCCTCGAGTGGTCCTTGGTGACGCATAACAATAACCCGTTGCAGTGATACACTTTAGACATCTCCACATGTTTAATCCTATCTATCTGCTTTATAGATATATCAACCAagtcttcctcttccttttcaTTGCTGCGGCAGAGATGGGATCTAATTGAACAAACCTTTGAATCCATCGTCATGAACCCTAAATAATTCTGCCTTGCCGCTGACGCTTTACCCAAAATCCAATTGTTGGTTAATGCGTTCCATAATTTTCAAGTGGACCGGACTGCTCCTAGAGATGTTATCGGAACCCTCGTGAGTATCTTCTCCCCTACCAAATGCGGTGGAAGATCGCGCATACTCTTCCCCTTCATTCTTCttctaactctttttttttcggCTCTCATCATTGTTCAAACTGTTCGAAACAACACAGAAGCTACGCAAtatcaattagggttttgtcttttttttggtgacAATAATATGTTAACTTAGGTTTCTTATTCTTTCCATTAATATACccaacttaataaataaataaaaaaacaaattctttccatttttctttactCCTTACATCTAGATTTCAGTAATTAACTTTGGTACAATGATATTTTTCATGTAAAAGTTGATCTAAGAGTTCTTGCGAAAGCTTCGATTGAAATGGCGGCATCGAACTCCACCACACCTTCTTCCGCTGTTATCAGTTCCTCTAAGCAGATTGACGTCCTATCATCGTCATCGATAATTACGACAGCTTCACTTATAATATCTGCCACGTTTCACTCTAACAATCTCAAATCTTCTGAACTGATGATTAGTTTGAGaatgttataattttggttttgatcaaCCATGTCTTAATCCGAACCATAAGGGTCCTGGCTAATTGCAAGTCCTTGATTTTATAGGCAATGCATTGTGATTGAATGTTATAATCTCATTGTCTCTCAATGCAATCTAGTTCCGAAACCATAAATTTAAGGACAAGACTATATGTAATGTAGAGTCTCTCTTGTTAATGTGATCAGAGTCGTTATGTCTGGCCATCAAACTTTCCAACGTAACACATAAGTAAGCCTTATTGTTAACAGGAAACTATATGCATTCTGTTTAAAACGTAACCTGGTTACTTTGGCCTCTGAAAATTATTTTCTGATTATGTGGTGTGTCAGAAATATGTAATAAACGATCAAGCGTAACACATAAGTAAGTCTTAACCATGCTTTTAACACATAAAATGTAGATGTAGTTTGTATTTGAATAATCcagtgtttttat encodes the following:
- the LOC104756990 gene encoding F-box/kelch-repeat protein At1g24800-like, producing MTTPPRRLGFSSAITYTKITHLGAKKENEKXKKKKKKKKKKHHDDVMFLPLLLLSFSDSSLCSKISQQVNQVGEPETASFCGLLRKRKREIVPGSTYIKARERERERERAKEMIVQKDENPNHFLLCGGVVRRKAGRMTRAGKKKAGRRMTRTRICDLPLDLVGGKILTRVPITSLGAVRSTCKLWNTLTKDWVLGEASASRQQFLGFMTINSKVCSVKFHSRKEKEEEEEGQDLAIKQVDLLNQVKISKVHHCDGLLLCVAEDKSRLLVWNPYLGQTKWIRLNDFHWQDSYAFGYDMNRNHKIVRFQDYYQHPKKVSRYEIYQLSSNSWRDLKVHRPDLDIVFNHSASVKGNAYFFAQENRQYIEPNEDGEITDLEDFLICFDITTETFGPPLPLPFHSGIDETVTFSSVRDEQLVVLYHNEGVYYCDKISTVEFWVTTKIEPNSVSWSKFLQVNMRPVDLTGELFNHEMGGGTFFIDEEQKVAVVFDIDGYLTTLPTLPERVRYHTAFISGQDGYFKPVTLGVAPNRGEPCQSSSGPCFASLYCPPVVCSSSYLPSLVQLN
- the LOC104756989 gene encoding uncharacterized protein LOC104756989, with product MAIASRVSNLDSEVVELRQKLVDKENAGLCVSLRRKASRLERDCPEADSRLKIVLEDNMNLTKEKDSLAMTVTKLTRDLAKLETFKRQLIKSLSDESGPPQTEPVDIQDMRPVNSWTRQNYSGSTDMTNPGVEASKYTGNKFEDQNLDFGTEGERS